From Rhododendron vialii isolate Sample 1 chromosome 7a, ASM3025357v1:
CGAGGAACTTCCCGGAACTAACGCCGAACGCACACTTTTCGGTGTTAAGGCGTAACTTACGCCGCTTTAGAACAGTAAAGACCTCTCCCAAATCCCGAAGGTGATCCCGAGCAAACGTACTTTTGCAAACCAGATCGTCGATATAACCTTCCACTGTTTTGCCGAGCATGCCGGGGAACATCCTCGTGATGGAGCGTTGGAAGGTTGCTCCAGCGTTCTTCAGGCCGAACGGAACGACCTTATAGCAATAAGTGCCCCGAGGAGAAATAAAAgccgtcttctcctgatctttTGGGTCCAACGCTATTTGGTGATAGCCTCGATAGGCATCCATAAAGCTCAGGCGTTCGCACCCAGCTGTGGCATCCACCATCTGCTCAATCCGAGGAAGGGGAAACCTATCCAtcggacaagcgtcgttgagatttgTGTAATCGACACAAACCCTTAGTTTCCCGTTTTTCTTCGGAATGACCACTGGATTGGCCAGCCAAAAGGGATATAAGACTTCCCGAATGACGCCGGCCTCCAACAGTTGATCCACTTCGGCCATGACAGCTTCAATATGCGCGGCGGACGAGCGACGGACTTTCTGCACCACTGGCCGCCTACTAGGGTCAACATTTAGTGAGTGCATGGCGAACGAAGGATCCACACTTGGCATATCTTGTGGAGTCCATGCAAAAACCTCGATATTCCTCATCAGGAAGTCGTACATCTCCTCACGTTCGGCCACGCTCATAGAactcccaattaaaaaatatcttcccTCGCCCCCAGGGATTGAGAAGCGTATTAATTCCTCGGTAGACCGTCATTCGGCAGGCACTCTAACGTCTTCGATTATGGGATCAGGAGCTGCTTCCACGCATTGTACTTCCAAACAGCTCTGTTTGTTCGTGACGGTGCTAatgtagcatttctttgattgaaTCTGGTCCCCTCGGAGGCTTTCGTGCCGTCCATTCCAACCAGTAAATTTGACCACCTGGTGATAAGTAGAAGCGACTGCTTTCATTTCgtgtagccaggttcggccGAGTATGACGTTGTAGGGGCTCGGGGAAGCGACCACCACAAATTCAATTTCGATAACCCGTGACCCCGCCCGCACAGGGAGGGTGATCAAGCCGAGCGGCCAAACAGGGGCTCCAGTGAAGCTAACTAGTGGAGTGGATGCTGTCCGAAGTTGAGCGGGAAAGAGTCCGAGGCTTTGAAATGTCGAATAAAACAGTACGTCCGCCGAGCTCCCTTGGTCTATCAACACCCGTTGTACGGTTGACCTTTCAATGGCGACGGTAACGACGAGCGCATCTGTATGAGGGAGTTGTACCCCTTTCAAGTCGtcggatgaaaaagtaataGCGCTGCTGAAGCTCGGATCCTCCCACTTTCGCTTGCCAAAAGTGCCAATGTTGCAAACGGATAGAGAGAAGACGGCCCTGTCAATTTCTAAACGAAGCTCGGCCGCCCTCCCTTCGGAAACCAATCCCTGTATTACACTTACGAGATTGCCGATGAGAGGGGGAAGCGGTGGGAGTGGGTTCCGCCGAACGTCGATCCATTGATTTAGATGCCCAGCCGCTGCCAGCTCCTCTAGATACCTTTTAAAAGGTGGGCATTGCGTAGTATAATGGCCACGTTCCTTATGGTACGTGCACATCCCTGATCCGCTCCCGACGGTGCCTAAGAGTACGGTTGGCCAAACAAAAAATGGCAATTTGCCAATGATGTTAAGGAGCTTGTAAATTGGTTCAGTGAATACCGTATGCTCGGCAATGTACTCGTCTGGCCGGGGCTCTCGTTTTGTTTGCTGCCAGGGTTGTGGCCGAGGATGTTGCGGAGGTCGGCCGCTGTTGGTCGGCTTAGTGGTTGTTTGGCCTGAGCCGCCTTGGCCCCCTTGCCCCTGGCGAACGTTTGAAACTTGCTTCTTCGATCCAGAGGTTTTTGGGGGCTCCGAAGCCTTTGAGGGATTTCACTCGGCCATAGCTTCTTCATGGACGCAATCCTTTTCGATTATGGCCATGAGCTCTCCCATCGTCTTAGGTGGATTACGTGAGAGGTCACGGAACATGGCCGAGGTcggatccaagccgttcataaAAGATTCTGCCGCAACTCCTTGATCACAGTCAGGAATAAGATTGTAGACTTCCCAGTATCGCTCGGTATAAAGCCGTAAGGTCTCACCGGCACCTCTCCGCATGTTCACCAGCATAGATAGTGTCTTCGGTTGTATGTTGCTGGTTACAAAGCATTTACTGAATTCCAACTCCAGCTCGTTGAACCAAGAGATAGATTTGGGTTTCAACTGGTTGTACCACAACATGATCGGCTCGCTGAGAGTGAGTGGAAAGATTTTGCACATAAGGGCGTCGGAAAAATTGTGGAGGCTCATAGTCTGTCGGAAGCGACAaacgaacgcgactgcgtcCTCTTTCGCCTCGTAACGTTTAAGCTTCGGCATGACAAACCTGTCCGGGGGCCGCTCCTGTTGAATTGCGtccacgaagggggaagcctttgccttcccgagcttcgaattATCTTCTTGAACTGGAGTTGGCGTGACAATAGGGAGAGGAAGTTTTGCTGGAGGCTCAGGAGTCTTTCTCCGTTCACGTCGATGATGCCGGCCATGCTCCTCTTTCTCCTTCGGCTGCCGAGTGGCAAAAACCGAAGGCTCGTGCACCGTTACTCTCGATCCCGTCAAGCGAGCATGCCGAGGCTGAAAACCTGGGTCGACGGGTTGGTACACGGTTGGTAAGCCCGTGAACTGATCGTACAAGACGATCGTATTATCGTGTTCCGAACGATTTCCTTTGCTGTCCGTTCGATGGCGATTGCCAGAGTTAACCGAACGCCTTTCTTCATGGCGTTCGGATTCGTGTCGTGATCGAACCGAATATTCCCTGTTGCTGCTGGTTCGTGTGCGCCGAGGTGGATCATTTAAATCCACGGGCCTTTTCCCACTTCTTGGATTCATTTGTCGTTCGGAACGGAATTGTGCTCGGGCTGATGCACCCCCTTTATTGGTGCCGGCAGTGGAGCCCGTAGCCGAGGATCGTGAGTTCTCGGTTCGAATAACGCTTGCTAACCAAGGTCTTGGATCTCCTTGGTCAAGACGTTCAAATACAGTTTGCCGCTCGGATACTACGGGTTCGGCTGTTTGGGCTGGATGAGAAGGTCTGCTTCGTTTGCGGTGTTTGCTCGGTCGACTGGGCTCGGCCGGATGTCCGAGCACAGGAGTTGTAGTCATCCCTCCGTCCCGTTCCTCCAGCCGTTGTTGTAGCATGGCAATAACCGCCGCATGACGCTTCTGTTCGGCTAAGGCTAAATCCAACTCGGTTGGTGGAAAAGTTAGCTGGCGGGCCATAATGGGGAACCGTCCGAGCCGTGGGACGAGGCTCAAGGCCGATAGCCCATAGCCCTCCAACCCGAGGGTAAAATACGTTGTGCCATTCGTTCTGTTGAGACTCGAGGAACAGACAGCTTGAGCTGAAGATCGTTTCAAGCCCTCGATTGGTGTTAGGAACACGAAGAACACAATGAACGCCCCAGAACTTTAAGTCAATAgtttccccagcagagtcgccaattgtgggggcgtGGTTTCTTCGTGAACCTTTTAATGTGGTCGCCTCCGTGTGTGGAGCCGTGAATGCTCACACCGGTTTTGATgcacctgcagaaccggagggggctgttcctccgggaagaagctctgACGAAtaagtcagtaggtggagagaaGAAAATGTTTAGTAAGAAAAATATGCTGATAGAGAGAAGAAAGTGCTGCTCATCTTAGAATTAGGGATCCCTCTCTCAGTGGTAGtgcttctctatttataggcaagggggtaatgtgctgagcaagttggctctactttccacgtgtctcattctgctcggttggcgccttgcagccgggccatttaatgaacaccctTTCCTAAGTCttacagagccacatgggttgatgtcagaaaggtcacatcattcagagatgtcacttcgaatatcagaaaagacaacctacttatcagtagatatttatggaaggttccatgATCGCCTGTACTCGGCGGGACCCACTTCGGCCACACGAAATTATCCGAACGTTTTGTGCCCTTACCGAAGAGAAACTTATCCGAACAAGGGTATGTTCTTATCCGTGTGTTTGGTGAGAACCCCGAGCGAACTCAAGTGTACCTTCGTTCGGATACAACTTATGAtgttcggtgaagtactcgtggttccGTATATCCGTCGGGTAAATATTGGCATACCGGGCAAAATCCCAAACTTATCTACAGGCGAATTGAGACACCTTAGACGACGGTTCAAACAAGGTTTGAACCTTCAATCCCCCATCTGGACCTTGTGGACCCTGTGacccttcggatatttcggccccctacagtGTGTATTCCTCCTCGCACATTCCAGGATTGTTTTGTCAGCTGTAATGAAGTATGCAGCAATGGACGCTGTTCATCACCAAACAGACGTAGTGTCAAATTTCCAAAGCAAATTATGAGTGAGCATTTAGAAACCGAATGAACACAACAGAATTCCTCTTTGCTTATTCGCACTATAATAAAGAATTCCacatgaaaacaaaagaaatcatTTGTTCATCGTAGTTTTGGAACCTCCTTAGTTGGGACCAGTGGCAGACCCAGTAATTATTTATAGTGGGGGCACTTAATCATTCATAACCTTAAAGAATTTCACCGTCAACTACAATTATAAACCATTccaagagtttttaaatataTCCAGTTATCCACACAAATGTATTCTCTACTAGATTTTTTCATTTGAGTGGTGAAGCAGCGAAATACGTTTTCCAGAATTTTGTTTTAATGTTTGTTCTTCTTAAGCAATCTGTTTTTCTTACTTCCTAACTTAATAAAAGGACCCAGATTCCTTGCAAGTGCATTTTGTCCACAAGTATATCTCCCCTCGTCAATCCTAATAGTTCATATGATAGGACTCGTCATATAAATTGTCCAATAAAAAATCTAAGTTGATTAGACTTTAAATTGAAACCACTCCATCGAAATACTTttactcataaaaaatacacggTCCAACCATGTTTTGCATAAATAAACAATTCTTATCAAGTTGTTATCAGTGTCAAATCAATTTGATTTTATGTGTGGACAAATTATTTGACAATCTCTACGTTATACACGTCTTGGATCATCGAAAAAAGATCCATAATTGTGCGAACTATACTTTGCACCCCTAAAGATCCACAAGAGAAAACCTTAGTTGAAAAAAATAGTATGGGAGACCCAATGTGCCCCTTAGTAAGTCCGCCTCTGGTTGGGACTCTTatgatacagagagagagagagagagaacaaataaGTCATCAATCAACGCTGCAACTTCACAAGGGCAACAGAGATGGATTTGTGTGCCATGACAACAACAGCATAAGATAAACTGATGATTCTCTGTAAATTCCTCAATTCCAACATTTGATACTTCAAGGTCCCCATGAGATTGAAGGAATAAAGTTATAGAGCCACTTCATAGAAGTATGCATGGATTTCTCTTAACGAGCACAACAGACAAAAATGTATGTAGTCTCCCTGCTCTAGAAACATACTTCCTCTCAAATAAAATGTTTCTTTGTAACTGGATTATAAAGTGAAGAACGCATGCACGCATTTTTCTCTAATTTGCTAACATAAAATGTGTTTCACCCTTGTTCTTCAGCTTAAGATACAGGCCATGAACGGAAAGAAAATGTCCTGATTTTCGGAGCACCGGGATAAAGAAATTGGTGTTGTACTTCTAGAAGTACTTTGATGTATCCTTCTGAAATACAAGTTCTACAAAATGTCACCAACCTTCTAAGATCCAAGCAGGGGCGGAGGTAATCGCCAGCgttccaaagtccaaacaccatattattttaaagtttCATCTGTACTTGGAGAAAATGCATATTACTCTCACTACACTTATCTGTGTATGGTTCAGCTTGCTCACATGGTGGTACACTAGTGCATTGCAATATCACATGCCACTGATACATGGTATCAGCCTAAGACACATATAGCATGTGTGGGAGGGAGAGCAGTAGAGCGAGTGTGCACCAATAATGAAAATCGCATGAGAGCAGGAGTGCCTTTACGCATCCTTTAAAAATACTGTTTACTGTTTACATAGATGAATTTACCATTTTTAGATCTTCAATGTTgtcaaataaaatataaaaacctATATTGCACATTAACTGATACTATTGGTTCATAAAAAGCAAAAGTTGTGACGAAATTATTCAGTAAAAGTAATAGTGTTGCACGGTTCTACAAATTCCAAGGCAGAAGTCATGCCACATGTTCAATATTTGTAGCTTGCTTTCATAATCGCTTCATAAACGTAAGTGTTTCTGTGTGCCAGGTATGTGAAAAGGTTCGCCACATGCAAGAGGTCGAAGTCTATGCAAAAACGTTGAAGTTAATTGATCAATTCGCCCTATTAGCTACAGAATTCGTGCAACTGTTCTCTACAATTTACGGGGGAGCGGTAGTGGTGGGCTAGGTCACATAAGCCTCCAGTAGGACCCTCCGCTCTTGATCTGAATTCTTGCTTTACGCTCCTGTTCGGCTCCTAATCCTCGCTCTCGCGAATTTTAGTAGCTTAAGATGGTTAAAGAGGACGTTTTCATGCTcacgcattatgtgacttaggggTGGACCACAAGTTATGTGGCCTTAGGTATCAACAATCTCTCGAGAGCTACTTATCCAATTTGTTACAAACATTCCATAAAAACCAAAAGAAtcaaagttaattttttatataagcGCATACAAAACTTCTACTTCCTAATTTGGCCTACCGAGTCCAAATTATGGCACTGCCCCTATGGCAAAGGCTCTACGTAAGGCTCTAGAGATAAATTTATTAGACATACAGAAAATAACTTCGCTTGGAAGAATCAAAACCAACTCTCTCGTATTAAACAAGATTGGGAATCTAAACCTTAAAATACCAAACGAGATCAAATCACCTGTCTTTCAATAAAACCATGTCACTGATAAACTCTACAAATGAAGAAACAACTTCAACACTCTCAATCACATGAcatgaaagaataaaaaatatatatatattcaacaGTAACAGACAGCGTTCGAACAAAATCAAGAAAGGTATTGATCATACCAGCAGATATGATGAGTGCCTGAGCAGTATAGTTGAGGTTTGCCTTCGCCCAAGGAAGTACACGTACAGCAACCAATTGCCCATGTTTAAGTCAGACAAAGGACATTAGAGCAGATATAATCTGTTGACACAACATGTGCCAACGAGAAGAAAGTAAATAAGCCCAAAgcagccaaaaaaaatacattccaTAAGGCTCTAGCAATCAGTTCCGGGCACCTTTCCACTTTTCCACTGTGGGAGGTAGGAGTGGGAAGAGTACCTGAGGTCGCCCTCCGGGTATATGGCGGTTGCTACGATGGTGTTCGGGAACCattggaggtggaggaggagagagatcGGGGTGGActtagagagatagagagggatGGCAGTAAAGAGTAGGTAGGTGTTAGTTGTGTGTCTTGAATGCTTGTTAAATGTTTGTCTTTTATATGAGCCTTGGAGATGGGGGAGAGCCAGGTGTAAGGCTCCTCCCCATTGGTGGACAGAGTGGAGGTTGACCTCCTTCCTCTTTTAGTCCCAAGTCAGGTATCGGAGCCCGTAACCGAGGAACCAACAGAGGCTATTTCGGTGATACATGGAGACACGCATCACCTGCCAAGTCAGGTGGTAGGCATGATACGGGCTTCGAGGTGCAGGCAGTAGGTATGATACTTCTTCCGAGATGTCAGATGGTGGTCGatgccccccctctctctaggACCGGTCAAGTTAGAGCTCGCCGAAGGCAAGCTCGTCCTCCTTGACAAACCCCTTGCTCTAGCCTCCAAGCCACATTCCTCCTTGGGTCCCGAGCGAGGTACCTAGGCCCTGCTCCCGGCCTAGGATGGTGTATAGAGTCGCATTTAAGTATTCGGAGCCTTCGAAGTGTTGCGGAGGAGGTGAGGTGCCCGGAGGTGACCTCACTCCTCCATGGGTGGAGAGTTCttggaggaggccttgctccttTGGAGGTCGAGATTGTGGAGGAAGCTTGCTTCGGCGGAGGCAAGGTTCGTGGAGGAGGTCTCCTCCTGAGTGGAACGCATAACTTGTGGAGGAAGCTTCACTTTGGCGGAGACAAGGTTCGTGGAGGAAGTATTCCTTCTCCGGAGACAGTCTGTGAAGGAAGCCTCCTCCTGGGGGTGAACATTATGGAGGAGGCATGCccctcctggaggtgaatcttgtggaggaggcatgccccTCCTGGAGAATGAACTtcgtggaggaggcatgctcatCCCGGAGGTGATCTTTGTGGAgaaggcatgctcctcctggaggtgaagcTTGTGGAGGAGGGATGCTCCTCCCGGAGGTGCACTTTGTGGAGGAgggatgctcctcctggaggtgaatcttgtggaggaggcatgctcctcctggggatgaatctcgtggaggaggcatgctcctcctggaggacaaactttgtggaggaggcatgctcctcctagaggtgaatcttgtggagggggcatgctcctcctggagatGAACCTTGTGGAGGAGGGATGCTCCTCCAGGAGATGGTCATCGgcggagttcttgaagaaagtGCATCCGGTTGCGAGATATATCGTATACCCACATCCACTCACACTGAGAATTTAAAATTACCCCACCGTGATGCATAAagcatcaaattcaaaagacTATGGTTATTTTGAATTATCCAACATCAAGCATACAATACTACACAACTCTACAAGGCAGGGGTTTATGCTTTTGTAGGAGCTCCTAATTGCCACATAAATGCAATGACAATCTTATGACGATTGATTTATCCAACAGCACATATCCAATATCTCGCAAGTCAAATAGCCAAGGGTCCACACTTGTGTAGGTAGACAAAATTAGGAATCCAAAGTCATGGACAACATAGACACATGTTAAACCAGTTTTGTGGGCCAATAAACAAGAGGATGAGAAAATACATGACTTTTATTGACAGCACACAAGCTAACACTAATTGAAACCCCCAATGATGTTTGCACCTAGGTAATATCATTCAAGATAACTCCAATTGACATGAGATGAAAGAAACATCTTAGGCCATCTCCGTGCACCCCACCTTCATCAAGGGAGAGGCAAAGTTTTCATTATATCCCGCCACACTCAACTCTTTCGATGAAGTTTGCAGAAATTGAAAATCTAAGTTGTTCTGAAATCATCTTTAAGCCCAACTCCTTCAACCACCACAGATAACCCTTTATGAAGGAACTCTAAAGGATGGTAGATTTTTCTGTTGAGTTGATTAGGATGTTATATTTGGGTTGACTAGCAGATTGGTTTAACGGAAATACACACGTTGGCTTTGCAATATTCTTTGAGGAGAAGGAGGTCTCGAGAGGAAATAGGAAGGATCCGAAGGAAATAAGGTTTAAAATGTTTCAGGATAAGGTTGGAACTTCTTACATGACTTCATGAAACGTGCTTTGGGCATTGGATGACACAACATCATGTCAAGCTTTTAGCCAAAATGTTTGCTCAAATCTGATCAGAAGTAGAGTAAAGATTGGAGATGGCTCCTCTGCACCGCCAGTTCCTCTCCAGTATTAGTAACCCTACATTAGTATCACATAGGCACGAAGCACTTCAAGGCGCAAGGTTAGCACTTTGACTGACGCCTAGGAGAGAAAACGTGCGCCTCTTTCAATTTTGATCACAGCCATAGGATGAAAGCTAGGTTATCCGTATTACTCTCACTCCTTCATCCTTGACTTCAGTCGATCATAAATCTCTCCTCTTTCGATCACTAGACACGAAAATAGCACAGGTATCATCTCGGCCATCAGtcaatcttctctctcctcttaacTCTTCTCTCTCGATCATCCGTCGATCTTCTCTCTTCATGTATATAGTCGATATATTATATTGTATATGAAAAcgattttttttctgaaatgtTTTCAGAACTATAAGTGTGTGTATCTGTTTGTGTGTACTGTGTACATATAATTATACTGCATATCTAAacgaaaaagtttttttaatgttttcagaggcaatacactttttatgttttttatgtgTATTAGGCTATGTAGTATTGGTATAtgctatttttcctatttttttcgCCTAGGTGTGCCAAGCTTCAAAAAGGTGTGTGCCTTGCCTTGTGTGTCTCGCCTGGGCCCCAACAGGTCATTGCGCCTCTCACGCTCTTAACAACTATCCCACCTGTTCTCTCTAACCCAATGCACCCACCCTTCATGGGTTTATTGCAGAGCAATCTTGGTATGGAGCAGATACATTTCTAAACACCAAATACCAGCAGTGACCTTTGAAAATGAAACAAGAAATGACTAATAAGGATCACATATAGTAGGCACAACAGTAGCAACGCATGCAATGGAAACTACCTTTACTCCTGCACGAACTCCCTCTGCGAATTACAGAAACACCATCCAATCACAAACCATGATCTTCAAGAAATGATGCTTCCAAAATAATTGCAATAATCCAAATGGAAAACACAAAGTAAACAACGGACCCTGAGCGAATATACCAACCCAGTATCCAAAAGATTGGAGTTATCAGTTACAATTGGTTTAGAAGCATGATCTGATatggttaaaacttaaaagcatcccctttaaccattttttaggAAAGACAACTTCCACTCATTCTTAAACCTTTCAAAATTTACGACCATCTAGAATTTGATGGAAATTTGGCTTATGCTTGCGTTGATGAAC
This genomic window contains:
- the LOC131332776 gene encoding early nodulin-93-like produces the protein MVDANSLLICSSSPGKGEDRIKLYPLDEGVRAGVKVVSIACVATVVPTLVAVRVLPWAKANLNYTAQALIISAASIAAYFITADKTILECARRNTHYNDKSA